Proteins encoded together in one Megalops cyprinoides isolate fMegCyp1 chromosome 20, fMegCyp1.pri, whole genome shotgun sequence window:
- the LOC118795305 gene encoding GTP-binding protein Di-Ras1-like — protein sequence MPEQSNDYRVVVFGAGGVGKSSLVLRFVKGTFRDTYIPTVEDTYRQVISCDKSVCTLQITDTTGSHQFPAMQRLSISKGHAFILVYSITSKQSLEELKPIYQQVLAIKGSVENIPIMLVGNKSDETMREVETKEGEAQATAWKCAFMETSAKMNYNVKELFQELLNLDKKRNMSLNMSSSKQKRTDKLKGKCSVM from the coding sequence ATGCCAGAGCAGAGCAATGACTACCGGGTGGTGGTGTTCGGGGCGGGCGGGGTGGGGAAGAGCTCGCTGGTGCTGCGCTTCGTCAAGGGCACCTTCCGGGACACCTACATCCCCACGGTGGAGGACACCTACCGGCAGGTGATCAGCTGCGACAAGAGCGTGTGCACCCTGCAGATCACCGACACCACCGGCAGCCACCAGTTCCCCGCCATGCAGCGCCTCTCCATCTCCAAGGGCCACGCCTTCATCCTGGTCTACTCCATCACCAGCAAGCAGtccctggaggagctgaagccCATCTACCAGCAGGTGCTGGCCATCAAGGGCAGCGTGGAGAACATTCCCATCATGCTGGTGGGCAACAAGAGCGATGAGACCATGCGGGAGGTGGAGACCAAGGAGGGCGAGGCACAGGCCACCGCCTGGAAGTGCGCCTTCATGGAGACCTCAGCCAAGATGAACTACAACGTCAAGGAGCTCTTCCAGGAGCTGCTGAACCTGGACAAGAAGCGGAATATGAGCCTCAACATGAGCTCCAGCAAGCAGAAGCGTACCGACAAGCTGAAGGGCAAGTGTAGCGTTATGTAG